In Leptospira bouyouniensis, the sequence TGCCGTCAGGAATAAAAAAGGTAGGTCTTTTTCCTTTGCGACGATCATCTCAGCAAGATCAAATCCATTACCATCTGGCAGGCGTAAGTCGAGAACCACCAAATCAAAAAGATTTGGTTTGTATACATCTCTTGCATCAGAAACTGATTTTACCCATTGCACGCGGTACTTATCCTGTTCCAAACGTTCTTTTAATGTTTCACCAAGGCCTTCATCGTCTTCGACTAGTAAAATTCTTGGTTTCATAACACCTCGTGGAAACAAAGTTTGACTTGAAAACCTTTTGTCGAACTTGGAAATTCTAGTTTCCCTTTCATCTTTTCCATTAATTTTTTCACAATATAGAGCCCGATCCCACTCCCACTGGTCTTCGAATGGCGTAAAAAGGGAAGGGTTAATTGTTTTTTGTTACCATTAAATCCTAACCCATTGTCTTCGAGTAAAAAACAAATTTTGTTTTTTTCTTGGAAGATGTGTAGTTTGATTTGTTCTGCTTTCCCATGCCGTTTGGCATTCTCAGTAAGATTTTTTAACATAGCAAAAAAAGCTTTTTTGTCTATATACACTTTTTTTTGCAATGGTACCTTAACCTCCCAAACTAGGTCTGGTTCATGGTGAGAATAAGAATCTTTTAATTCTTGTAAGGTGAGGTTTTCCAAATACAAAACTTCTCCTTGCATGAGACTTGCAAGGTAAAATGCATTTCCCATTTGGGATTCAATCCTTTGGTTTTCTTTCCAAATTTTTTGCAGTTTGCGTTTGAGTTCGGGATTTTTTGTGTCTTCTAATAAAACTTCGATTTGCAGCTGTAAGCTGGCGATCGGTGTTTTCATTTCATGTGTGACAGTAGAAAAAAAATCGGAGATAAGTTTAGATCGTTTGTGGTCTCTGTAAGAAAGTACCGCTAAGGTCACCCCACCCAGCGTTAACATGGAAAGGAAAAATGAACCTTCCAGTTGTAACATACGGTTCACACGATTCAGTTCCAATTGCCTTTCCTGGCTAATGGATATTTCAGAAATGGTTTTGGCTTGGCGAAACCCTAAAATCCACCACCAGACTCCTAGTGAAAGAGTGAGGGAAAGCCATGCCAGAGAAAAAAACATACGAAATTGTGCTGATCCTCTCAATTTTGCCTCTCAAAACAAGATAAGGGTATGGGGAAGGACGACGAGCAAAAAAAGATGTTGTCACATTGGCCCAACCCAAGAATTTATTTTTAAGGAGAACAACTTTGAACTTCGACGAAATCTCGAAACATCTTGGAAACGACGCGGAATCCCTCCTTGGATTCAAATCACCAAAAATA encodes:
- a CDS encoding sensor histidine kinase; amino-acid sequence: MFFSLAWLSLTLSLGVWWWILGFRQAKTISEISISQERQLELNRVNRMLQLEGSFFLSMLTLGGVTLAVLSYRDHKRSKLISDFFSTVTHEMKTPIASLQLQIEVLLEDTKNPELKRKLQKIWKENQRIESQMGNAFYLASLMQGEVLYLENLTLQELKDSYSHHEPDLVWEVKVPLQKKVYIDKKAFFAMLKNLTENAKRHGKAEQIKLHIFQEKNKICFLLEDNGLGFNGNKKQLTLPFLRHSKTSGSGIGLYIVKKLMEKMKGKLEFPSSTKGFQVKLCFHEVL